The genomic region TCGGGCCTGCCGCTCGGGGCCGGACAGGGCCTTCCCAAACTGGGCGGCGCCAAGATCCAGCTGATTTCCTCCGACCACCAGGGGAACCCGTCGCTCGGCCAGAGCGAGGCGCTCCGGCTGATCACGCAGGAACACGTTGCGGCGATCGTCGGAGCCTACCAGTCGTCGGTGACCTTCGCCGCGACGACGGTGGCGGAGCGCAACGGCGTGCCGTGGATGGTGGGGGATTCGTCGTCGCCCAACATCACGGGCCGCGGGTTCAAGTGGGTCTTCCGGACCACGCCGATCGCCGGTGACTTCGCGACCGCGTACTCCGGCTTCCTGAAAGACCTCGGCGCAATGGGTCATCCGGTCAAGACCGTCGCCATCGTGAACGAAAATACGGAGTACGGCACGTCGGTCAGCGGCGTGATCAAGCAACGGCTGCAGCTCGACCGCTATCAGGTCGTGGCGCAGATCCCGTACAACGCCAACGGCACCGACGTGTCCGCGCAAGTCCTGCAGCTGAAGGAGAAGAACCCGGACGCCGTCATCTTTGTGAGCTACACGTCCGATTCGATCCTGTTCATGAAGACGTTCAAGACCCTCGACTACAAGCCGAAGCTCGTGATCGGCGACGACTCCGGGTTCTCGGACCCGGCATTCGTCGCCGCGGTCGGCAACCTCGCGCAGGGCGCGGTCAACCGGAGCGCCTGGAGCGTCGGCAAACCGGGCAGCGTGACGTCCCGCATCAACGAGCTCTACAAGGCCAAGACCGGACGCGACCTCGACGACACGAGCGGGCGCAACATGGAGGGGTTTCTCGTGCTGGCCGACGCGATCAATCGCGCCGGCTCGACGAACCCGGAGGCCATCCGCGCCGCGCTCGCGGCGACGGACCTCAAGCCCAGCCAGCTGATGATGGGCTACAAGGGCGTGCGGTTCGATAAGACCGGCCAGAACGTGCTGGCGTACACCTACCTGATCCAGCTGTCCGGCACCGACTGGGTGACCGTCTGGCCGAGATCGTCGGCCGAGGGCGCCCTCGTGTGGCCGTTCAAGGGCTGGTAGCCGGCCCGCCGGTTTCTGCTGCACGGCCGGTGCCGGCGGGGGCCGGGGCAGCGCTCCGGCCCCCGCCGCGCGGTCTCTTCCTGATCCGCGCGCGATGATCGTCGCGATCCAGGTCCTCGTGGGCGGCCTGCTCCTCGGAGCCGTCTACGCGCTGTTCTCCTCGGGCCTCACGCTCATTTGGGGCATGATGAACGTCATCAACTTCGCCCACGGCGACTTCGTGATGGCGGGGATGTATTTGGCCTTTCTCGGGGCCGTGTGGCTGCATGCCGGTCCGTTTCTCTTCAGCGCCATTTCCGCGCTGCTGCTGTTTCTGTTTGGAACGGCCGTCTACTATGCGCTCATCCGGCGCGTGATGCGCGGGCCGATCTTCGCGCAGCTTCTGTCCACCTTCGGGCTTGCGCTCCTGCTGCGCTACAGCGCGTTTTGGATCTTCAGCGCGAACTTCCGCACGCTGCCCGCGACCGCGCTGTCCGGGACGGTGCGGCTCGGGCCGATCTTCGTGGGAGTCGCGCAGCTGGTCGCCGGCGTGGTTGCGCTCCTGCTGACGGCCGGGATGCACCGGCTGTTGACCCGGACGACGCTCGGCAGCCAGATCCTCGCGGTGGCCGAGGACCGTCAGGCCGCGATGCTGATGGGCATCCGGCCGGACCGGATGCAGGCGCTCGCGTGGGGCCTCGCGGCCGGCGCCTGCGGCGTCGCGGGGGCCCTGATCGCCACCTTCTACTACATCTCGCCGACGGTCGGCGAGTCGCTCGCGATCATCGCCTTCGTGGTCGTCGCGTTCGGCGGCTTCGGCAGCGTGCCGGGTGCCATGGTTGCCGGGATCGTGATCGGTCTGATCGAGGCCACCTCCGCCTTCTACATCGGCCCCGTCTACAAAGACGTCGCCGTCTACGCGCTGTTCGTTGCGATCCTGTGGGTGCGGCCGCAGGGCCTCATGGGAGAGCGCTTCTGATGATCGCCGCGGGCGCCGAGCGGCCGCGCGCCCGGCCGTGGGGCTGGAGCGTACTCGCGGCGGCGGCGCTGTTTGCGCCGGTCGTCGTGCCGGGAGCGTTCTATCACCGCGTGCTCGCGCTCATCGTGCTCGCGGCGATCTCCGCATCGTCGTGGAACATCCTCGGCGGCTACGCCGGACAGATCTCGTTCGGGCACGCGATGTTCTTCGGAGCCGGCGCCTACATGCCGGCCTTCGTCTACACATACTGGCACGCGGCGCCGGCCCTCGGCCTGCCGCTCGGTGTGGCCGTCAGCCTCGCGATCGCCGTCCTCATCGGCGTGCCGTCCTTCCGGCTCCAGGGCCACTACTTCTCGATGGCGACGATCGCCGTGGCCGAGCTGATCCGCATCCTGGTGAGCAACTGGCCCGTGCTGGGGGGGGCCGTCGGGCTGCAGGGCCCGGCGACCGCGCGGACGGTGTGGGACCTCACCTTCCGCGGCTCGATCACCTACTACTACATTTTCCTCGCGGTGCTCGCCGTGCTGCTGGCGGTCACCGCCTGGATGGAGCGCAGCCGCATGGGCTATTACCTGCGCGCGATCCGCGCCGGCGAGCGCGCGTCGCGCAGCCTCGGGGTCCCGGCGCGACGGTACAAGCTCTACGCGCTGATGCTGAGCGCCGCGTTCACCGCGATCGCGGGGTCGCTCTACGTCGTGATGATCGGCTTCGTGGACCCGGACAGCGGGCTCGGCATCCTGATCTCGGTCGAGATGGTGATCGTGACGGCGCTCGGCGGCGCGGGCACTCTGTTCGGGCCGCTCCTCGGCGCCGCGATTCTGATTCCGCTCGAGCAGACCGCGAACGTGCTGTTCGGCGGCGGCGGGACGGGGTTCACCTATATCTTCTACGGCGGAGTCATCATTCTATTGAGCCTGTTTGAACCGGGCGGCCTGCTCGCGGTCTGGCGGGACCGCCTGGCGCCCGCGCTGCGGCGGGGGACGGAGGGACCGGCGCGCCATGCTGCTTGAGGCCCGCGGGGTTTCCAAGGCGTTCGACGGCTTCTTCGCCGTCCGCGGCGTCGACTTCGAGGTGGCGCCCGGCGAGATCGTCGGGATCATCGGTCCGAACGGCGCAGGCAAGTCGACGCTGTTCAACTGTCTCGCCGGCGAGGCGGGCGCGACCGCAGGGCATGTGCGGTTCGACGGCGCCGACGTCACGGCCGCGACGCCCGAGGCCCACGCCCGCTTGGGGATGGCGCGGACGTTCCAAATCCCGGCGACTTTCACGGACCTCACGATCCTCGAGAACGTGATGGTCGGGGCGTTCCTGCGTCACCCCCGCGCCGCGGACGCGCGCGAGGCGGCGATGCGCACGATCGAATTCGCGGAGCTCGCCGGCGTCGCGCGCCTCCGTGCGGCCACGCTCGGGACGCCGGGGCGCAAACGCCTCGAGATCGCTCGGGCGCTCGCGACGGAGCCGCGCCTCCTCCTGCTCGACGAGGCCCTGGCGGGGCTGACGCCGGCCGAGATCCGGCGCGCGATCGACTTCGTGCGCGAGATCCACCGGCGCGGGGTGACGCTCGTGATCGTCGAGCACGTGATGGAAGTCATCCTGGCGCTCGCGCAGCGGGTCGTCGTGCTGAACCACGGCGAGGTCATCGCGAGCGGCGTGCCGGAGGAGGTCGTCAACCGGCGCGAGGTCGTCGAGGCCTACCTCGGCCGTAGCCTCGGCGGCCGACGGGAGGGCGCGCCGTGACGGCGGGGGCGGCATGCTGATCGTCGGGCACCTCGAGGTGCGCTACGGCGATCTCGTCGGCGTCTCGGACGTCTCGTTCCGGGTGCCGGAAGGCTCGGTCGTCGCACTGTTGGGCTCGAACGGCGCGGGGAAGACGACGACGTTGAACGCGGTGACGGGTCTCGTAGCGCCGAGCCGCGGAACGATCACCTGGAACGGCGATCGCATCGACCGGCTCGGCGCCACGGCGATCGTCCGCCGGGGTCTCGCGCTGTCCCCGGAGGGCTGGCGCCTGTTCACCAAGCAGACGGTCGAGCAAAACCTGAGGCTGGGCGCGGTGCCGCTCGCGCGGACCCGGGTCCCGGCGCTCCTCGACCGTGTCTACGCGCTGTTCCCGCGGCTTCGCGAGCGCGCCCGGCAGCGCGCCGGCACCCTGAGCGGCGGCGAACGGCAGATGTTGGCGCTCGGCCGCGCGCTGATGAGCGACCCGAAGCTGCTGCTGCTCGACGAGCCGAGCCTGGGCCTGGCGCCCACGGTCGTCGAAGCGCTGTACGACACCCTGCGGCGGCTGCACGGCGAAGGCCTGACGCTGCTGCTCGCCGAGCAGTCCGTGCCGCTCGCGCTCGACATCGCCGACTACGCCTATGTGCTGCAGACGGGCCGCACCGTCCTCGAGGGCCGGGCCGCCGATCTGCGCCGCGACCCGCAGGTCGAGCGCATCTATCTCGGCGTGGACGGCAGGGCGGGGGCGTCGTAAGCCGCCGCCCCCCCGTGCAGACCGACGGCATAGTAATATGGAAGAGCACCGCAACGTCCCCATCTTCAAGGGAGTGACGACACTGTCGAGAGGTCCAGCGCACGTCTCCCGCGCCGAGCGGCGCGCCGCCGCGCGGTCCGGCGACGCCGAGAGTCCGGCGCCCTCCCGGTCGGGACGCTCCGCCGCCCGGTGGATCCTTGTGCTCGTCCTGGTCGTGGGCTCGGGCGGGGTCTGGTGGGCGCTCACAGCCCGACACGCGCAGGCGCCGGCCGGCCCGATGCTCGGCCAGCAGTTGCCCGACGAGGGCTTCGAGCACGTCGCGGTCGGGTCCGTCCTCAAGTACAAAGCCAACCCGCCCGCATCCGGTCCCCACTACCCGTATCCGGCGCCGGCCGGGGTGTATCCGAACGGCCTGCAGACCGGATTCTGGGTCCACAGCCTCGAGCACGGCTACATCGTCCTGCTGTACAAGCCGCCGGTTTCCGGCGGGCAGCTCGCCGAGTTCGACAAGATGGTCAAGGAGTTTCCGAAGAGCAAGTACGGCAACGTGAAGTTCTTGATCGCGCCGTACCCCGACATGCCGCATGCGTACGCCGTGCTGTCGTGGGACTGGCGCCTCCAGCTGGACTCGTTCGACCGGGCGACCGTCCTCCAGTTTTACAAGGAACACGTGGATCACGGCCGGGAAGACATCCCGTAGCGCGCAGTGAACGACGCGTCTCAGGAGGGACTGCCATGAAGATGTACGTCGGCACGGAATGGATCGACAAGCGGCAGACCATCCCCGTCATCAATCCGTTTGACGGCTCGACGGTCGACACCGTCCCGAAAGGGGACGCCGACGACGTCGAGCGCGCCCTGCAGACGGCGGCGCGCGGGGCCAAGGCGATGCGGGCGCTCAGCGGCTATCAGCGCGCGCAGATCCTCAAGAAGGCCGCGGAGCTGATGACGGCGCGCACCGACGACTTCGCCAGGACGATCACGCTCGAGGAGGGCAAGATCCTCGCGGAGTCCCGGATCGAAGTCGCGCGCGCGACGGAGATCATGGTGCTCTCCGCGGAGGAGGCCAAGCGGCTCGGCAGCGAGGTCGTGCCCCTCGACGGCGCGCCGGGGGTGACCAATGCCACCCAGATGGGGTTCACGCTGCGCGTGCCCTGCGGGGTCGTAGTGGGGATCAGCCCGTTCAACTTCCCGCTGCACCTCGTCGCGCACAAGGTCGGCCCGGCGCTCGCCGCCGGCAACGCCGTCATCCTGAAGCCGGCGACCGATACCCCGCTCTCCGCGCTCAAGCTGACCCAGCTGCTGCTCGACGCGGGCGTGCCGGCCGAGGGGATTCAGTGCCTGACCGGCAGCGGCGGAGACATCGGCGACAAGCTGGTCGCCGACCCGCGGGTGCGCAAGATCACCTTCACCGGGAGCCGCGACGTCGGCGAGCGGATCTGCAAGACCGCGGGCCTCAAGAAGGTCACGATGGAGCTCGGAAGCAACGCCCCGGCGATCATCATGCCGGACGCCGACCTCGAGAAGGTCGCCGCGGCGATCGCCGCGACCGGCTACGCGAACGCCGGCCAGGTCTGCATCAGCACGCAACGTGTCATCCCGCTGAAGTCGATCTACGGCGATTTCATCGGCGCCCTCAAGGCGAAAGTCTCTGCGATCAGCACCGGCAACCCGCTCCAGGAAGGCGTGAAGATGGGCCCGATGGTCCGCGAGTCGGACGCCAAGCGCGTGGATACGTGGGTGAAGGAAGCCGTGGCCGCGGGCGCGCGGCTGGTGACCGGCGGCGAGCGGCAGGGCGC from bacterium harbors:
- a CDS encoding ABC transporter substrate-binding protein → MRTWLAVAAAVGVAALAVAGPMPGAGAPGPVKIGVLMPLSGNSGAAGQASKAAIEVGADIVNSPHPGLSGLPLGAGQGLPKLGGAKIQLISSDHQGNPSLGQSEALRLITQEHVAAIVGAYQSSVTFAATTVAERNGVPWMVGDSSSPNITGRGFKWVFRTTPIAGDFATAYSGFLKDLGAMGHPVKTVAIVNENTEYGTSVSGVIKQRLQLDRYQVVAQIPYNANGTDVSAQVLQLKEKNPDAVIFVSYTSDSILFMKTFKTLDYKPKLVIGDDSGFSDPAFVAAVGNLAQGAVNRSAWSVGKPGSVTSRINELYKAKTGRDLDDTSGRNMEGFLVLADAINRAGSTNPEAIRAALAATDLKPSQLMMGYKGVRFDKTGQNVLAYTYLIQLSGTDWVTVWPRSSAEGALVWPFKGW
- a CDS encoding branched-chain amino acid ABC transporter permease; amino-acid sequence: MIVAIQVLVGGLLLGAVYALFSSGLTLIWGMMNVINFAHGDFVMAGMYLAFLGAVWLHAGPFLFSAISALLLFLFGTAVYYALIRRVMRGPIFAQLLSTFGLALLLRYSAFWIFSANFRTLPATALSGTVRLGPIFVGVAQLVAGVVALLLTAGMHRLLTRTTLGSQILAVAEDRQAAMLMGIRPDRMQALAWGLAAGACGVAGALIATFYYISPTVGESLAIIAFVVVAFGGFGSVPGAMVAGIVIGLIEATSAFYIGPVYKDVAVYALFVAILWVRPQGLMGERF
- a CDS encoding branched-chain amino acid ABC transporter permease; protein product: MIAAGAERPRARPWGWSVLAAAALFAPVVVPGAFYHRVLALIVLAAISASSWNILGGYAGQISFGHAMFFGAGAYMPAFVYTYWHAAPALGLPLGVAVSLAIAVLIGVPSFRLQGHYFSMATIAVAELIRILVSNWPVLGGAVGLQGPATARTVWDLTFRGSITYYYIFLAVLAVLLAVTAWMERSRMGYYLRAIRAGERASRSLGVPARRYKLYALMLSAAFTAIAGSLYVVMIGFVDPDSGLGILISVEMVIVTALGGAGTLFGPLLGAAILIPLEQTANVLFGGGGTGFTYIFYGGVIILLSLFEPGGLLAVWRDRLAPALRRGTEGPARHAA
- a CDS encoding ABC transporter ATP-binding protein, with translation MLLEARGVSKAFDGFFAVRGVDFEVAPGEIVGIIGPNGAGKSTLFNCLAGEAGATAGHVRFDGADVTAATPEAHARLGMARTFQIPATFTDLTILENVMVGAFLRHPRAADAREAAMRTIEFAELAGVARLRAATLGTPGRKRLEIARALATEPRLLLLDEALAGLTPAEIRRAIDFVREIHRRGVTLVIVEHVMEVILALAQRVVVLNHGEVIASGVPEEVVNRREVVEAYLGRSLGGRREGAP
- a CDS encoding ABC transporter ATP-binding protein — translated: MLIVGHLEVRYGDLVGVSDVSFRVPEGSVVALLGSNGAGKTTTLNAVTGLVAPSRGTITWNGDRIDRLGATAIVRRGLALSPEGWRLFTKQTVEQNLRLGAVPLARTRVPALLDRVYALFPRLRERARQRAGTLSGGERQMLALGRALMSDPKLLLLDEPSLGLAPTVVEALYDTLRRLHGEGLTLLLAEQSVPLALDIADYAYVLQTGRTVLEGRAADLRRDPQVERIYLGVDGRAGAS
- a CDS encoding DUF3105 domain-containing protein; this encodes MEEHRNVPIFKGVTTLSRGPAHVSRAERRAAARSGDAESPAPSRSGRSAARWILVLVLVVGSGGVWWALTARHAQAPAGPMLGQQLPDEGFEHVAVGSVLKYKANPPASGPHYPYPAPAGVYPNGLQTGFWVHSLEHGYIVLLYKPPVSGGQLAEFDKMVKEFPKSKYGNVKFLIAPYPDMPHAYAVLSWDWRLQLDSFDRATVLQFYKEHVDHGREDIP
- a CDS encoding aldehyde dehydrogenase family protein produces the protein MKMYVGTEWIDKRQTIPVINPFDGSTVDTVPKGDADDVERALQTAARGAKAMRALSGYQRAQILKKAAELMTARTDDFARTITLEEGKILAESRIEVARATEIMVLSAEEAKRLGSEVVPLDGAPGVTNATQMGFTLRVPCGVVVGISPFNFPLHLVAHKVGPALAAGNAVILKPATDTPLSALKLTQLLLDAGVPAEGIQCLTGSGGDIGDKLVADPRVRKITFTGSRDVGERICKTAGLKKVTMELGSNAPAIIMPDADLEKVAAAIAATGYANAGQVCISTQRVIPLKSIYGDFIGALKAKVSAISTGNPLQEGVKMGPMVRESDAKRVDTWVKEAVAAGARLVTGGERQGAVYAPTILADVTPEMKISRSEVFGPMVGVTPAETIDDAIAMANDSNYGLSAGVFTQNVNWAMKFAREVESGNIHINWGPQWRVDLMPYGGLKESGFGKEGPKYAVQEMTELKMVVFHLS